The nucleotide sequence TCAATATATTAAGAAAGGTATACAGGGTTGTAGTTTTTCCGCTGCCTGTGGGCCCTGAAACCAGGATTATGCCATATGGCTTTGCAATTATTGATTTCATCTTTTTCATATCCGCTTCTTCTACTCCCAAGGTGTTGAGGTTCATAATAAAGTTACTCTTATCCAGGAGTCTCATGACGATTTTTTCTCCCCACATGGTTGGGGCCGTGGATACCCTCAAGTCAAAGTTCCTATCCTTAACCCTATAATTGAACCTTCCATCCTGGGGAATTCTTTTCTCTGCAATATTCAAGTTTGACATTATCTTTATCCTGCTTACTATCGGATCCAACATCCCAATATTGGAGTTCATCATTTCCCTTAAGACTCCATCTATCCTAAACCTAACCCTAAACTCAAATTCCTCCGGTTCTATGTGTATGTCAGAAGCCCCATAGTATATTGCACTCTCTATGATAGTGTTTAAAAACTTAATTATTGGAGCATTATTTTCTTCCTCATCAGCAGTTGTAACTATATTCTTTTGTCTGATACCATAGGTTTTAGCAAAATCTTCTATTGCTTCTTTAGCTTTTCGTTGCCCATAGTACTTTTCCAGGTTATTTAAAACAGACTCTCTTCTGGAAATTGTAGTTTTCACCAATAGACCACTGTGCAGCCTTATTTCTTCCAAAGCATAATAGTTTAAGGGATCTGCCATAGCCACGAGAAGTTGTCCGTTAACAACTTCTACAGGAAGTAATTCATGCTTTCTAGCCAGGCCTTCCGGAATTATATCTATTATCTCCGGCGAAATGTTTATAGTGTCTAAATTTATATACTGTATGCCCAACTGGCTCTTTACTGCCTCAATAATTTGATCTTCTGTAGTGAAGCCTTCCTTCACAAGAATTTCACCTAGTTTATTTCCAGTGTTCTTCTGCAGCTCCAAAGCATTTTGGAGGACTTCTTCGGTGATGACACCTGAACTTACAAGTATTTCTCCCAGTCTTTTATTTATCTTTGGCATAACAATTCTCCTTATAAAAATATGGATGCCGAAACATCCATTTTGATATTTATGTTATCTTGTAATTGTAACTTCGTTGACTTTGGTACCTGAATTGTCAATCCCATAAACGGTATAACCGTTACTACCATGAATAACTACCACATCACCATTGCTTGGATTTCCTGTGCCTACATGTATTGCTCCGCTATTGTCTGTACTATTATATCCCACTGAATTGTCAAAGGGATTTGTTAATGCGTTATCGCCTGTTGCGGTGATCGGAAAAGCATTTTCTAAGGCCTTTTCTAAATCGCCTTCTGTCTCCAAAAAATTCGCACCGGTCTTTGTTTCCAAATATGCTCTTACCGTATTTACATTAGTAACTACTCCCGCATTTTTAGCATTGCTCTTAAAAATGCCAGATCTTGGTACAAGTACTACAGCCAGTATAGCTATTACAGCTAAGACAATCATAAGTTCAATAAGGGTAAAGGCTTTTTTCTTCATATTATTTCCCCCTGAAAGTCATATTTTTATTTTCAATCTTAGAATGCACCATTTTTCTATAATTATTACACCTTCTTTTATAACCATATAAACACAAAAATCCAGCCAATGAAGCTGGATTTTTATCAAATTTGTTAACCCTATTAATTGCCAACAGAAATTTCCAAAAGTTTTAACTGAACCGATACAGACTGAGCCGCAGTATCTGCTGTATTTAAAATACTAACGCCCTCTTCTGCCATGCTGGTTATATCTATGCTGGTAATTATAAATTTTCTGTCGGTGATGGTTCTTATTTTTTCTATAAAGTTTTCAACCTTTCCCTTTTCTCCACTAAAGTCAAAGGTAATAAGCTGCTTTTTATATTTGCCGTAGAGCTCTTCATTCTCAGTTTCTCCACCTGTACCTTCCAGAGGCAGCACAGCACCTTCCTCACTGAAGGATAGTGTGTCTCCTGAGATTCCGTATTGTTTGCAGGCAGCATAAAAGTCTCTTATTAAGCTTTGATTATCTGCAGGTTTAAGTGTATTATCACCGCCTAAGCTTTTTAATTTCTCATCCACCCTCTTCTTAATATTCTCAAGGTCCCGGCTTTTTAATCTTAAATTCCTCACCTCATCCTGAAGATTATTATAATTTTGCTCCCCAACTATTAATTCCTCATTCTGAGGTTGAACAAAATATGTATATATTGCATAGTTTATCCCTATAGCAACCAAGATTAACAGTGTTATTATTTCAATTTTTTTCTTATCCATATATATCACTCACCTTTATAAGGCTTAATTATTTTCAGCTGAAATTGCGCCTCCCTTTCGGTATCATCTAGTTTTATAGTTTCAATATTAACTTTCTCAAAGATCTCAATTTTGTTTATGCTCTCAGCTAAAATAACCTTATCAATAGTACCACTTACAATAAAATTCAAGCTTACATTTTCCGGGTCTATATGAAAGCTTTTTATATAGGCGGTTGATGGAAGAGCCTTCCTCAAAGCTTCTATATAGGGCGTATAATCTATATCCATCTCTTCCAACAGCTTAGCTGCCTCTTCCCTTTGATTAAGTTCCGTCTCTGTTGCCAACAGTTCATTGTAGCGCTGGTCTACTTCATGGAGTTTAACTTTTTCTTCTATTAAGGCTGTAGTATCCAACTTCTTAAGCTTACTATCCTTATAGATAAGAAAGCCTACAGGCCACAATATTGAAATAACAAGCAGTACCGCTGCCAAAACAGCAATAGGCAGATTTTCGTTCCTCTTAATTTTTTCCTTATTAAATCTTGCGAAATTTATATCTCTATTGTATTTTCTCTTAATAGGAGTAACTGCGCCTATAATGTCCGCAAAGAGGTTTTTATCAATGCCCTCTTTAGTCTCTATGGTTCCGTTGGTCAGCTTAATACCGGAAACCATACTCACCGGTATCAGCTCTTTTAGTTCATCTAAGAAGGCCTGATTATTCCACAGTTTTCCTGTAATATATATCTTATCTACTCTGTTTCCAAAATGTCTGGTGGAGTAAAAATTTAAGAAGTAGAGCATTGAGTCCAGTACTTCATCAAATTCTCCCTGAAGCAGGTCAATTTCCGAATTGGTCCTGGAATATAGAAATATACTGCCCTTTTCCAAGATAGTAATATTAGCTTTATTCTCACCAATATCAAAAACTGCTATACTTTTATCCCTTTCACCATGAAAAAACTTCTCTATGCATACTGGATATATGGTTAAAGTATCTATTTCCAAGTTATGCTTTATGACGTAATCCACTATTGCCTTTAACTTGTTTTTAGGGAACAAAACCAGCAATATGGTAAATTTTTTTACTTCACCTTTTTCTTCGTTGACAATAGTGTAGTCATAATCATAGTCTTCAATGTTTAAGGTAAAATATTCTTCAATATTATTAGTAATAAACTTATCTAGATCTTTTTTACTTATGACAGGGCTCTGGATAAGTCTTGTAATAATCCCATCCTGGGCAATTATTACCTGTACTTCTTCAGCTGTCAGCTTTTCCCCAGCAATAAAGCTCTTAAAAGCATCAAATTGAATATCTGAATAAACTAATTCTCCATTTTCCCCTGTAGTTTCTATAAGGGCAAACTCTCTGCTTTCAGTTATGGTTATATTCCTTCCAGATTTTTTTACTATGGATAAATTAACCTTATCCTCTGTAAATCTCAGGACAATATTTCCTGTTCTTCCCATTGTTACTCCTCCCTACCTAAAGCTGCCGGTCATGTTCATAACCGGCATTGCTATAGTCAATATAAGCACTGCTACAAATATTCCTATTACCAGGGTGAAGGCTGGTTCTATAATGGCCATGAGCTTAGAGACCTCCGCTTCAATTTTCTTATCATATATATTGGCAAGATTACTTAGGGACTCCTCAAGCCTGCCGGTCTCCTCCCCAACTCTTATCGTTTGTACCACAATGGGTTCAAATATGTTTTGCTTTTCTAAAGAGCTGGATATAGCTCTTCCGTTTATCAATTCATTTTTTACATCTTCGATTTTTACTGCCATATATTGGTTATCTACCAAAAGCTTCAGGCTGTCCATCAAATTCAGCATTGGTACTCCGGATTTTAAGAACAGTGCCATACTCCTGGAAAATCTGGCGGTGATCATATGAATTCTAAACTCACCAAGCATAGGCATCTTGAGTTTTATTTTATCAATATAATAGGCTGACTTTTCATGCCTGGTAGCAAAGATGAAAGTAAAAGCTAAAGCCGTAACAGTAAGCAAGATATAAGCAAAATTACCATTTAAAAAATTCATAAACCCCAGCAGCATTTTTGTAGCTGCCGGTAGATTTTCCATATCTGAAAACAAGCTTCCCAATTCCTCAAATACGAAGATATTGAAAAAGGCAATCATTCCTATTGCCACCACCAGCAGCATGGCCGGATATATGGAAGCAGTAACTATTTTACTCTTAATTCTGGCCTCCCTCTCATAAAAGGCTTCCATATTGATAAATGCTTCGTCCACATTACCGCTGAGTTCTCCTGAAGCTACCATATCACAGAGAAGTTTGGGAAAGGCATTGGTATCCTGCATAGCTGAAGCCAATGACCTTCCCCTTCTTACATTTGCATGTACGATTCCAACGATTTTTTGCAGTTTTTTTTCCTTCATCTGTGATTGCAAAACTTCCAGCCCACTCAATACATTAAGGCCTGAGTTTAATATCATGCCCATCTGTCCGCAAAAGTTTGCAAGTTCACCGTCTTTTAATTTGAGTCTTGAAAAACTGATCTCATTGAAATCAAAGGCCTTTTTAATATCAATGACAGTAAGCCCCTGCAGCTTCAACCTATCCTTGGCAGTCTCTATATCTTCCTCTTCAATTTTGCCTTTTACAACTTCAAATTTGCTATTCCAAGCCTTGTAGCTGTATTTATCCATAATCTATTCTCCTATTCGTTGGTGCTATAAGTTACTCTTAATAACTCTTCCACAGTGGTAGCACCACTGAGAACCTTTCTTTTACAAGCCTCTCTTAATAAGGTCATACCGTTTCTTAAGGCCGCTTCTTCTATCTCTCTTTCCCGTGTTTTTTCATCTATGAGCTGCCTGAGCTCAGCATTTATTGGCATAACCTCATATATACCTATTCTTCCCTTATATCCGGTATTATTGCATAAACTGCAGCCCTGTCCCCTTCTTATGGTCACAGGAGACTGTAGGCCAAGTATTCTCATTTCTCTTTGGTCTGTCACATGGTTCTCACCACAGTTGGGACATATCTTTCTAACAAGTCTCTGGGCAATTATCCCCACAATGGTGGAAGACAACAGGAAGGGCTCAAGTCCCATATCCTCCAAACGGGTTATGGTACCTGCAGCACTATTGGTATGGATGGTAGTGAGCACAAGGTGGCCGGTTAGAGCAGCTCTTACCGCAATTTCTGCAGTTTCCCCGTCTCTTATTTCTCCTACCATTATGATATCCGGGTCCTGTCTCAATATACTTCTTAAACCGGAAGCAAAGGTAAAACCTATCTTTGGATTTACCTGCATTTGATTAATACCTTTAAAGTTATATTCTACCGGATCCTCAATAGTTATAATATTTTTTGTTTCTTCATTTAATATATTTAAAAAGGAATACAGGGTGGTAGTTTTTCCGCTGCCTGTAGGCCCACAAACAAGAATAACTCCATAGGGCTTTGTTATTAAGGATTTCATTTTTTCCATATCCATATTTTCTATGCCAAGAGTATTCAGGCTTAAATTAAAGCTACTCTTGTCCAAAATTCTCATAACAATTTTTTCGCCCCACATTGTAGGTGCAGTAGACACACGAAGGTCAATATTCTTCTCCTTAACTCTATAATTAATTCTACCGTCCTGTGGAACTCTCTTTTCTGCAATATTAAGGTTGGCCATAATCTTTATTCTGCTTACCACCGGATCCAACATATCGGCATTGGTCCTCATCATTTCCTTTAAAACGCCGTCTATTCTGAATCTTACTCTGAACTCCGTCTCCTCCGGCTCTATGTGTATATCAGAAGCTCCATTGAGAATGGCACTTTCTATGATGGTGTTTAAAAACTTTATTATGGGCGCGCTATTCTCGTCTTTCTCGTTGGTTTGAATAACTTCCTTAGGCCTGATACCGTAAGCCCTGACATAGTCATCTGCCGCTTCCTTGGCCTTACTCTGTCCATAGTATTTTTCTATATTGTTTAATACAACTTCCCTTCTGCATATGGCAGTTTTGACCAACAGCCCGCTGTGAAGCCTTATTTCTTCTATGGCATAGTAATTTAGCGGGTCCGCCATTGCAACAAGGAGTTGTCCATTTACAACTTCCACCGGAATAAGTTCATGCTTTCTTGCTAAAGTTTCGGGAATAGTATTTATTGTATCCTGTGCTATATTGATGGAATCTAAGTTTATGTACTGTATGCCCAGCTGATTCTTCACAGCCTCCATTATTTGGTCTTCTGTGGTAAAGCCTTCAGACACCAGAGTTTCACCAAGCTTCTTGCCACTATTCTTTTGCAGCACCAATACCTTCTGGAGGATTTCCTCAGTTATAACGCCAGAGCTTACAAGTATCTCACCTAGTCTCTTCTTTACCTTTGCCATGATAATTCTCCTTATAAAAATATGGATGCCGAGACATCCATATTTTTGTTTTTATGTTATTTTTATGTTACTTTTGGATTGTTACTGAATCTACTTTTGCTCCACTATTATCTATACCAAACACGAGATAAGATGATGATTTTAGAATAACAACCACATCACCTTTATTAGAAGAAAAATCTTTAGTTTCATCTGTATCAACAGTTATTGCTCCCACATCAGTTGTAGCATTATATCCCTTTTGAGTGTTATCAATAGGATTAATTAATGTATCATCATCAGTAGCGCCAGTAAATGCTCCTGCAAGCGCTTTTTTTAGTTCCCCTATATTACCGATGAAATTGTTGCCAGTCTTACTTTCCAGGTAGGCTCTTACAGTATTTACATTAGTAGTAACCCCTGCATTCTTTGCATTACTCTTAAAAACACCGGCTTTTGGCACTAGTACTACAGCTAAAATAGCTATAACTGCCAGCACTATCATAAGTTCAATTAGTGTAAATCCCTTCTTTTTCATGTATTTTCCCCCTTAAATCATTAAACTATCAATTTATTACATTTTTCTTATATTATATATCAATTTTAACTAATATACAACAATATTTTTGTAAAATCGACAATAATTTTATAATTACTGAAAATAATAACATTTTTTTATGTTTTTTAATAAAAAAATCCCCTAACGGGGACTCTCAATAGAGTGGCTAACGCCACTCTATTGCTTTTCAATGTCACCGGTAAAATAAAAGTCTGCATTACAACGAGGGCATACCAAAATAGGCATTCCCAAATCTTCACATTTAGAGTCTTCCTCAAGAATCTCATCCATGTATGCAATCTCATCTACCACAAAGGCTGGGGCCCACTCTTCGAAACCGCACTTGCGGCATTGATATTTGTACACAATTTCTTTCTCTATTGGATTGAGTTCGTAATAATATTCGTCTATTGGATCCATCTGGTTTATCCTCCTTATAGGTTGATTCCCTTATATCATATATCAAACCATAGTCATCATGCCAGATTTTCCATAATTCCATTTCTTTTTTACACTTTCTGCATTCTAATGGATTTCTATCAAAAGTCTCTATTATTCTCTGCTTCCACCTCTTTTTTTCTTGTTTCTTTTTTCTATTTAGAATATCTGAAATCTTTAACTGTTTAACAAACTTATACAAGTGTATTATTTCTTTAGCCAAAGCATTTTTCTTCCTTGAATATAGACCATACCTTCTAACGCACTTAAAGCCTTTTTTATGAATTTGTTGTACCAGCTTTCCAATGAACGTTAATACATCCAATGTAACTTTTATATGTTCACCGGTATCATGGTCTTCGTACCAAAAGGTTACATTCTCACCATCATAGCTTTCAATTCTATACTCTGCTATCGCAGCTCTTGCAAGATATCTCCCTATGTATTTAGTGGCTTTTTTCATATCTGTAAGGGCTCTGTCTGCATTAACATAAAAACCATCTTTATATACCCTGTACAAGGTACTAATTAATTTTCTAGTTTTATAATCCTTAAAATATTTCTTTATGATATCTAAAACAATTTTTTGCCAAGACTTCCTTAGGTATTCATATGGTATATATTCTACCGGCTTCCACCAGCTATATTTATTGTTAATAGCCCCTTCCGTAACAAGTGCATGCACATGAGGATTCCATTTTAAGTCTCGTCCAAAAGTATGAATTACCGCTATTACACCCACCTCATAACTCTTGCCCTTATGTTTTTTGTACCAATAGTCAATTACTTGATAGACTCCGTCCATCAGGTCTTTAAGCATCTCTCTTCTTTTATAAAAATAATTTCTAAGTTCCTCAGGTATAGTAAATACGCTATGTCTATGTACTACATTTAGCATATTCTCTTGCTGCTTTTCTACCCATTTCAGCGTGTATAGCCTTCCACATTTCACACAGAACTTACTTTTACAAGTGAACCCTACTTTAATACTCTCTCCACAATTGAAACACATGTACTCAGCGTAACCTTTATTAATTTCTCCACAATGAAGAGATTTTTCAACGACATTAAAGATATGCTCTCGCATATCTTTAGGCAATCTATATGATAACTTATCTTTGAATTCATACCATTTATGTTCCAGAATCATTTTTATGGTTATCTTATTCATAGCAATCACCTAGATAAATACAGATACACTTAAATAATCGAAGTTATCCACAATTTCTTAAATACATAATTTCCTATAGAGTTAAAAAATGGAGAAACTGCTTTAAATGCAGCTTCTCCCTTTAACTTTTTTCTACCTTACCTATCCTGCATTGGTATTTTTGAGTCCCCGCTAGCTGAACCAACATTTCCTGCTTTGTCTCTGAACTTAAAAGTATATTCAAAATTTCTATAGCAGGTAACCCTCGTACCATCAGTGCTTATCTTGGCAACTAAAATGTTATCAAGATAAATCTTATCACCATCAGCTTCAGTAACAACATTATATGTATTTCCTTCATATTCAATTACACTTGGTGGTGGTAAAATAGTTACATTTGGTTCATATAGCACTAAATCTAAATAACCTTCAATACCGGAATAAGAAACATTAACAGTACCAGTAACAAACTTATCAATATTGGAAATTACCCTGCTCGCACGAGAACTTTCAACCAATTTTATTTCTGTTGGACTGATTTTAACGTTCTCCTGTGATTGAGCTTCCAATAGACAATTGCTTTCAATAGTTATAGGTCCATTATAATCCTTCCACTCGCCGCCATCTATCCTGTATTTCTTTTCCTTTAGGTCTCCAGGATAAGTAATTGTTGCTATAACGTCAGTATTTGTTAAGTTCTCTGGGTTTAATGAGATTATAGGCATATCCGGCGGTGTCAGGTTTATCAACCCTATATCTTGTGTATATACATCTTTTGCCTGCAAAGTTGGTATAGTATATACAGCCTTAGCATATCCATCCTTTTCTGCTTGTATAACAACCTGACCAGCTGGAACTTTTGTACTGCTATATGCTCCTGATGAGTCTGTTACCAGTACATCCTTTACACCACTGATGGATATTTTTACTCCGCCAATAGGCTTAGACTTATCTAGCACCAACTCATTATTAACATATTTAGCCTCGTACACTTTTCCATGAACTGCAGCATCATACTGAGTAAAACCATCATTCTTATTTACTAGAAGCTTTACGAAATCTATCGCATACCCATCCCCGGTGTTGTTGATACTTTTGTTATTAATATCAACCACGGTTTTCCTTGGATCATCAATTTTTATGCTGAGTCCACTGCCGCCGTTCTGAATCATTTCTATGTATTCATCAGGCACCTTCAGAGTTATCATTTTTCCTATAGGTCCATGCTGGTCTAAATTATTTATTACAGTTTCAAATTCAGACACTCTTACTGTTTTATTATTCGCAGTAAGTGTTACTTGATATTGGGTATAACTATCCTTAGAATAGCCACCTCTACCCATATTTACCCATTTGCCATCAATTTTTACCCATTTACTTGGCTGTATATCATCGACAAACATTTGGATATAAGCGTTGTACACTTTTCTCCCTTTCAAATCATAAGTAAGAGTTACTGGTGCTACAGTAGTATTGTAGCCGTTCTTGCCATAGGTTGCACTTGTATAACCATCAGTTTTTGACCCACCGTTATATCCTGATACAACCATTATTCTATCAGTTCCAACAGGATCATTAGCCTGAGGTTTGAAAGGATATCCATGTGTTTGAGTTTCCTTTCCAGTAAATGGATCTATGCTATTCCAAGGATAACCAAAGTTATCAATGTCTCCAGCCCTAACCATTACCTCTGCTTCACTTGTATTATATTTTATTACTTTAGTTGATGTCCAGTCGCCGTTATTCACATCAGAATAGGCTGCACTTGTTACTATACCCTTTTGTATTAAGCTACAATAAGTCAGCACCACACAAGCAATAACAAAGACCGAAAACCTTTTTAAGCTCTTCATTAACCTTCTCCCCCCTTTCCTATTTATTGTATCATTAAAATATTGATACCAATTAATTAAGTTGAGTGTTATCATTTAAAAACTAATCTATGGCAAAATCCTTCCACTCTAAATCTGAATATATGTCCTTTACTGCACTATAATCAGTAATCTCATTGCCATATAAAGATAGGTACCTTAAAGGAATTCCTTTAAGCACACTAATATCTTTTATGTTATTGTATGATAAACCTAGTCTGTTTAAATAGGTAAGCCCCTTTATGGGAGTTATATCACTTATTTCATTAACATCTAAATAAAGTTCCCTAAGATTAACTAGATACTCTATACCAGCTATACTCTTTATTTGACTGTTGTTGGCTATAAGTATTGTAATACCTTCCAGATCACTTACAAAAATCTCTCCATCTGGTTTTTTAACTAAATCCCTTATAACTGATTCTAAAT is from Clostridium thermarum and encodes:
- a CDS encoding GspE/PulE family protein encodes the protein MPKINKRLGEILVSSGVITEEVLQNALELQKNTGNKLGEILVKEGFTTEDQIIEAVKSQLGIQYINLDTINISPEIIDIIPEGLARKHELLPVEVVNGQLLVAMADPLNYYALEEIRLHSGLLVKTTISRRESVLNNLEKYYGQRKAKEAIEDFAKTYGIRQKNIVTTADEEENNAPIIKFLNTIIESAIYYGASDIHIEPEEFEFRVRFRIDGVLREMMNSNIGMLDPIVSRIKIMSNLNIAEKRIPQDGRFNYRVKDRNFDLRVSTAPTMWGEKIVMRLLDKSNFIMNLNTLGVEEADMKKMKSIIAKPYGIILVSGPTGSGKTTTLYTFLNILNDETKNIITIEDPVEYNFRGINQMQINPKVGFTFSNGLKSILRQDPDIIMVGEIRDGETAEIAVRAALTGHLVLSTIHTNNAVGTITRLENMGIESFLLSSTVAGVIAQRLVRKICPNCGYEHQTDIREMKLLGLQLPVTIRSGKGCSFCNNTGYKGRAGIYEVMSVNSDLRQLIDERRPEREIEDAAIKNGMTLLREACKRKILSGITTVEELLRVTYGANE
- a CDS encoding type II secretion system protein → MKKKAFTLIELMIVLAVIAILAVVLVPRSGIFKSNAKNAGVVTNVNTVRAYLETKTGANFLETEGDLEKALENAFPITATGDNALTNPFDNSVGYNSTDNSGAIHVGTGNPSNGDVVVIHGSNGYTVYGIDNSGTKVNEVTITR
- a CDS encoding IS91 family transposase, which codes for MNKITIKMILEHKWYEFKDKLSYRLPKDMREHIFNVVEKSLHCGEINKGYAEYMCFNCGESIKVGFTCKSKFCVKCGRLYTLKWVEKQQENMLNVVHRHSVFTIPEELRNYFYKRREMLKDLMDGVYQVIDYWYKKHKGKSYEVGVIAVIHTFGRDLKWNPHVHALVTEGAINNKYSWWKPVEYIPYEYLRKSWQKIVLDIIKKYFKDYKTRKLISTLYRVYKDGFYVNADRALTDMKKATKYIGRYLARAAIAEYRIESYDGENVTFWYEDHDTGEHIKVTLDVLTFIGKLVQQIHKKGFKCVRRYGLYSRKKNALAKEIIHLYKFVKQLKISDILNRKKKQEKKRWKQRIIETFDRNPLECRKCKKEMELWKIWHDDYGLIYDIRESTYKEDKPDGSNRRILLRTQSNRERNCVQISMPQVRFRRVGPSLCGR
- the pilM gene encoding type IV pilus biogenesis protein PilM translates to MGRTGNIVLRFTEDKVNLSIVKKSGRNITITESREFALIETTGENGELVYSDIQFDAFKSFIAGEKLTAEEVQVIIAQDGIITRLIQSPVISKKDLDKFITNNIEEYFTLNIEDYDYDYTIVNEEKGEVKKFTILLVLFPKNKLKAIVDYVIKHNLEIDTLTIYPVCIEKFFHGERDKSIAVFDIGENKANITILEKGSIFLYSRTNSEIDLLQGEFDEVLDSMLYFLNFYSTRHFGNRVDKIYITGKLWNNQAFLDELKELIPVSMVSGIKLTNGTIETKEGIDKNLFADIIGAVTPIKRKYNRDINFARFNKEKIKRNENLPIAVLAAVLLVISILWPVGFLIYKDSKLKKLDTTALIEEKVKLHEVDQRYNELLATETELNQREEAAKLLEEMDIDYTPYIEALRKALPSTAYIKSFHIDPENVSLNFIVSGTIDKVILAESINKIEIFEKVNIETIKLDDTEREAQFQLKIIKPYKGE
- a CDS encoding type II secretion system F family protein, which produces MDKYSYKAWNSKFEVVKGKIEEEDIETAKDRLKLQGLTVIDIKKAFDFNEISFSRLKLKDGELANFCGQMGMILNSGLNVLSGLEVLQSQMKEKKLQKIVGIVHANVRRGRSLASAMQDTNAFPKLLCDMVASGELSGNVDEAFINMEAFYEREARIKSKIVTASIYPAMLLVVAIGMIAFFNIFVFEELGSLFSDMENLPAATKMLLGFMNFLNGNFAYILLTVTALAFTFIFATRHEKSAYYIDKIKLKMPMLGEFRIHMITARFSRSMALFLKSGVPMLNLMDSLKLLVDNQYMAVKIEDVKNELINGRAISSSLEKQNIFEPIVVQTIRVGEETGRLEESLSNLANIYDKKIEAEVSKLMAIIEPAFTLVIGIFVAVLILTIAMPVMNMTGSFR
- a CDS encoding GspE/PulE family protein; the encoded protein is MAKVKKRLGEILVSSGVITEEILQKVLVLQKNSGKKLGETLVSEGFTTEDQIMEAVKNQLGIQYINLDSINIAQDTINTIPETLARKHELIPVEVVNGQLLVAMADPLNYYAIEEIRLHSGLLVKTAICRREVVLNNIEKYYGQSKAKEAADDYVRAYGIRPKEVIQTNEKDENSAPIIKFLNTIIESAILNGASDIHIEPEETEFRVRFRIDGVLKEMMRTNADMLDPVVSRIKIMANLNIAEKRVPQDGRINYRVKEKNIDLRVSTAPTMWGEKIVMRILDKSSFNLSLNTLGIENMDMEKMKSLITKPYGVILVCGPTGSGKTTTLYSFLNILNEETKNIITIEDPVEYNFKGINQMQVNPKIGFTFASGLRSILRQDPDIIMVGEIRDGETAEIAVRAALTGHLVLTTIHTNSAAGTITRLEDMGLEPFLLSSTIVGIIAQRLVRKICPNCGENHVTDQREMRILGLQSPVTIRRGQGCSLCNNTGYKGRIGIYEVMPINAELRQLIDEKTREREIEEAALRNGMTLLREACKRKVLSGATTVEELLRVTYSTNE
- a CDS encoding carboxypeptidase-like regulatory domain-containing protein, which gives rise to MKSLKRFSVFVIACVVLTYCSLIQKGIVTSAAYSDVNNGDWTSTKVIKYNTSEAEVMVRAGDIDNFGYPWNSIDPFTGKETQTHGYPFKPQANDPVGTDRIMVVSGYNGGSKTDGYTSATYGKNGYNTTVAPVTLTYDLKGRKVYNAYIQMFVDDIQPSKWVKIDGKWVNMGRGGYSKDSYTQYQVTLTANNKTVRVSEFETVINNLDQHGPIGKMITLKVPDEYIEMIQNGGSGLSIKIDDPRKTVVDINNKSINNTGDGYAIDFVKLLVNKNDGFTQYDAAVHGKVYEAKYVNNELVLDKSKPIGGVKISISGVKDVLVTDSSGAYSSTKVPAGQVVIQAEKDGYAKAVYTIPTLQAKDVYTQDIGLINLTPPDMPIISLNPENLTNTDVIATITYPGDLKEKKYRIDGGEWKDYNGPITIESNCLLEAQSQENVKISPTEIKLVESSRASRVISNIDKFVTGTVNVSYSGIEGYLDLVLYEPNVTILPPPSVIEYEGNTYNVVTEADGDKIYLDNILVAKISTDGTRVTCYRNFEYTFKFRDKAGNVGSASGDSKIPMQDR
- a CDS encoding type II secretion system protein; the encoded protein is MKKKGFTLIELMIVLAVIAILAVVLVPKAGVFKSNAKNAGVTTNVNTVRAYLESKTGNNFIGNIGELKKALAGAFTGATDDDTLINPIDNTQKGYNATTDVGAITVDTDETKDFSSNKGDVVVILKSSSYLVFGIDNSGAKVDSVTIQK